In Danaus plexippus chromosome 3 unlocalized genomic scaffold, MEX_DaPlex mxdp_34, whole genome shotgun sequence, the DNA window ATCTGAAtgagaaattaaaacattaaaatctaaaaatatgaaCTGAAGCACAAACTACTGATCACACATAagtcaaagaaaaaataaatatttgtaataataattttctagaaTTACATTGAAGAAgaaattcaatacattttgttttcaataattcttattttcacatgaaaaaatattttatatcagtgGTAAACTTAGCTATCTCAACATTATAACCTAATTGACGTCTTTAGTCATTTGACAGTGTTGTCATTATTGACACAATAACATTGCTACCGCTTACaacacattaaatttattctatttatcccatacttatttaatttttttaaaagatggaatttaaaaaaagtacaaaGCGACCACCTAAAATCGAAGAAATGTCCAAGGAACAAATACGAAAAGCTATCATTAAAAAACGCGAGTGTAACGCCAAAGCACAAAACATAGTTGAAAAATTACTTGAAAAGTGTGTGAAtgaggaatattttttaaaatgcttaCTCGATATTAACCAAAGTCATTTCGATGATGTGATTGAGGAACGGTCTATATTACAACTATGTGGTTATCCATTATGTCAGAGAACATTGTTAGAGAAGGACATtcctaaacaaaaatacaggatatcattgaaaacaaataaagtttACGATATAACAACAAGGAAATGCTTCTGCAGTAACATCTGTTACAAATCGGCAATGCatgttaaaaaacaaatgttgaCGAGTCCTTTATGGTTTAGGGAATATGAAGAAATACCGACTATTCAATTGTTGCCTGTAGATACTATTGGTGGTTTGGGACAAGAGGTAGACTTGGGTGGACCCgcaaaaatagaaataaataaagatgatTTTATCACCACTTCACAATTCACTAAATCCAGCTTTCAGCATGCATCTGATATTGTAGATTCAAATAAGATTGATGTCCATAAAATTGAATCTAAATTATTAAGCAATAGTAAAGATGTAATAGGAAGCAACATAGTCAATACTAATGATGAAAATACTACACCCAGTAATCATTTAGAATCTTCTAAACCGTCATACACACAGGAACCTGATGTGAGGAAGAAACCTAATAAGAAAACAACAAACCCATTAAATATTGTTGGTGATATAGTGGAGAAACCAGAGAAACAGATTGACCCTATACTCATTAATAGACCTTCAAGTAAGGACAAAGAACCTGAGAAACCAACCACCAGCGTAACTAGAACTATACATCAGAAGAAACCGCCTTCAATCACAGccataacaataaatgtagAAAAATGTTTAGCGGAATGGTGTACGATTGACACACTGCTGTTTATATATGGGgaagaaaatgtaaagaaaatgttatccAACAAAGGACAATTTATAACAGACTACTTAAACAATTACTCCAAAAGCATTTTCTACACTTCAAACACATACGACCAGTACCAAGCATTGTGCCGCAAACTTAACTTGTTAGAATTAGAATCGAGACGACAAGATGctcagatattaaataaagaaactaGACCATTACCAGATTATTCAATTCTGAAGGAAGAGAGTAAGAAAATACAGTTAAAAGTAAGAGCCTTCTTTGCAGGAGAAATTGAAATCCCGGAACCAGAGGAGCCCACGGAGGTTGATGCATCCAATGAAAATGATAACTCAACTGTATTACCACTAGTTGATAAGAATTCACAAAATGCACTGCGAAGGAAAATTGTTTGCCAGCATTTAAACAAGGTGTTGCCAGATTTATTACGATCACTTGGCTTATTAAATCTAACAATCAGTTCTGACATACGACTGCTTGTAAATACATTCAAATTGAAAGCAGACAATATTATGTTCAAACCTATACAGTGGACATTGATCGCTttagtgtttataaaattgttatctaTAAGGGACGAACAATTGAAAGGTTTACTGGAGCATGAAACGGCATTCAAACACATGCAGCTCTTGTTACTCAGCTATAATCAAGACGGAGGTTATTTAGACAGGCTTATTTCTTGGTTGACCGATGTAAATAGGTTACTCGACGTAAATGATAATCAAATgactattgaaaaaaatatgtagttagTGTTAGCCTTTGTTAATTAATgcttaaaaaatctttttatttatatgttctgAATATAGTGgattattttgattgaataACGGATCtgcgattattttttttagatactCATAATGAGATGTTGACTGTTCAGAGTtgcaattcatatatattcacTAATAtgagcaataaaattattctttttttacttCAGTAAGAGAAAAAGTGTGTAacttgtgttttatttttaaactcctCGAACATGTgtcttataagtatatttataataataacaactttAGTAATATTCTCAATAACCTGTCTTATTTGTTAGTAGGTAAGGTCATTTCTTATACGAATAAAGGTATAGCACGGTTGTAGCCGGCTTATGAGTTATGACCAAGGCAATTGCAACTTCGCCAAAACATCGAGCGAAGTAAATAATACAAGGCTGCGAGTTCCCttgttttaattctataatatttaaaaaattctaatttatgattaatttattctttctaaaactatcatataatgcaatcaaaaacattttttcccTTTCATGTTATTGATACGTCACCTCAGCCCTTTTTGCCTCATTTAACACACCTACATTTGCAGAGAAGGAAAGCAAAAAAGAGAATTTGGAAAAGACAATTTGTCACCTCCCAAGCATCTactgttattgtttttgtagaGTACATTACGTCCGTATGTTAGTTGTGATTCTCCAACTAAACCGATTGCCTaagtagatatttataaacagtgAATTACAGTTTTAGTAACACTAAGACAGTCACAATACTCACTATTAAGTGCTGGTCTTCGTAGCATTATTCCTTGCAATGCGAGTTTAACACAATCTTTTCCTCATATACACTTTCGAAATATAGGAAACTAGATACGTAATTTTATTcagacattaaattattaggcATTCCTTAATGAATTGTTGAATTGTGTTGctctcataaattaatatgaggAATGTCTTAGTTTATATACCGCCTTTTAGCTTggcagttattaaaattaaagaaaaaattatcaccTGTTGCTATCTGTGAACCATTTTGCACAGATATCCATTGACTCCTTTGTGTGTGCTCCATCCAAATAAAACTCGGCATAATCTGTCTTAACAATCTGGTACCGGCCAGGCCatctaaattcttttaaaccttttacaGTTTCTTTTGTTAAGACGTCAACCAAGATATGATCATCTATTTTGCAAGTACCATTCCTTGGCACCATTGGTTTTATGCTTCCCCTTGTTCTTCGTATCCAAGCATGTGAAAGTTGTATGGCAAGAGAGGCATTCATTGCATAGGCTTCTAAATATATGGAGAGCTTGAGCccgttttcatatttataagaactaaGTTCAGGAACTATATTTAGAGAACACTGGAGATATgacaaaaatcttttataaataaaagtcattaACAAAGCTCtcattttgaatgaaaaagaaaaagaaatttttttgttgtaagcAAAATTAACActgaattttgtaattataagcAATAATACCTGTTGAAATATGAATACTTgagaaataatatcttaacaaAAGCAATTCATGTCACTATATTTGAGGTGTGCTATATTGAGTGTACCTTAACGTCTTTTGCAACTTTTTCTAAGACATCCATCGCCTCTGGGGCTTGGTGGACGGTATATGCTTCACAGCCAGGTTTCATTATTCCAGCCTTTGCAGCTGCAATCTCGGGCAATGTATTACCTAGTATTGATGTATGATCCAAGCCCAATGGAGTTATACCCACAACTGGAACCTTTCTGAATTGTGCACATTAATAGGGCTaagagttattataaatagctaTTATATCTatcagtaaaaaataatagtacctTAAAACATTAGTATAATCAACTACACCACCAATACCCACTTCAATAATAGCTACATCTACTTTCTCTTTCAGAAATACATTGAAGGCCAAAACTGTtaagaaactaaaatatttgggCATATCACCTTCAAAAGCCTGAAACAATTGgaagttttaattttccttttttagAGAGAGGAATATATACTGGCATGTTGATTagcaatatcttaaaaaaaaaaaaaatacctgtGTAGCCGAGAGAGATCCATACACCTGGTGAAAGTAATAAgcaaatttttctttagaaAGTATTTGTCCCTCAAGTTGTATTCTCTCCCTGACAGCTACAAGATGTGGAGATGAGTAAAAACCAGTACGGAATCCATATGAACGTAGTATAGAGTCACACATGGCACTAGTTGAACCCTTCGAAGAAACAAGTGATTGTATAAACTAATTGTCACATTCAACCTATTTGTGGAGTCggtattttatagttaaaggAACCCATTTTAGTTTGGCACCAATAAATTGTacagacattaaaaaatcttttttaaatggataatgatgttccaaatttaatatactaaaaatattaaaataagaatataccTTGCCCTTGGTGCCTGCCACATGTATGACAGACAGAGTGTCTAACATAGACATGGTGACTCCTGTTCGTGATAAATAGTTTTCCATATCTTTTAGGTTATTACatttctgaaattaaaataatgtgagATTATTCTTGGGCAGGAAggtcaataacaataaatagtttagtttcaaataatacattatttcactaattataagtaataaaaaaaattataatatatatttaattatatttatattttactatatttatttatattctacatACTTCACCATTTCTAAGGCCTTTTCGAATTTGGTCAATAGTGGATTTATTAGACTGAAGCAAGTTTAACTTCTGAACAGCAtcctataaaaatacatttttatttcagtaaatatatatagtacagtAATGCATAAAATTAAGCTCATTAACTTTATAGTTAAATCacataactatatatacatatatatattattgttataattatgttaaaatatttttaaaaaatgatttaggACTTGAGACtcttcaattattttcttgaaatcGTATTAGGTTtgtaatatcttatatttcaatttacctcATAGGACATCTTGGTGGAAGTCATCCTCAAATTGAATACTCTATTTACTACTATAACACGAGCAATCCCAATGCTTAGCATTGACGCACTAGCGAATATAATCACTACTAAATTATACAGGACGGATTCCACTATTGGCCAATTTGCAATTATGGCAAAAAATAACCTCGTTCAATCGTAGTGGTATAATATGTGATGGTatcattatgttttatgtgTAAAGAGATGCGACGACAATGCTACGGTTTACTCtacaatatatcattaaatcaTCTTGACATTTGACCTCCTATTACGACATAAGCAACCAAATTAAACTGGATATTTCAACTTCACAAAATAATTCAGCAGGTACATATTACTACATTGAAGTCGGAAACCCAACATAAcccttaaattttaatattgtaaactgTAAATGTCAACAATCAACATCATCTGATTTATACAGTAAGTAGGTAAGCATTTAGCTCTGCTGTCAATTATAACtactgtttattatatttcaatatttcggAATATGTTCCACATATCCTATTAgtcattatgtattaaaataaatagtaaatcacaataaaattaaattatatacaatcacagtttgtctttttttttcgtatatatttaactttggtAAAGGCAGTTGATAATTTGCtatgaatatgaattaaaaacaaaacctaAAGATTAGACAGGAATTGTTACGTATGTGTTTTATAGAAATCATTGAACGAACtgttaattattctaaattttttatattataatattacaaaatgacTGAGACGGATGCTACCAAAAGGCCTTTGGAAATGCCAGAGACTTTTCTTCCTTACTTGGAGAAATAcaggatttataaaatatttaaggttaatttaaataccatATGTTAATTATCTTCTTTACCCAGATCAtgttaataattgtattagtTCCGTTGTGTCTTTTATCAAACGTAAATCAAATTTGCTTTACTCAATACTCTTTGGCATGATTGAAGGTGTCTCTTCATTTAGAGATTTAAATGTAGGCacatgtatgaaaaaaataaacctacgtacttattccatttttaaagcTAACTAACCAAATAATTGTGATAAAATCGCTTCTGTGGCTtttctacaataaaataacaaagaaaccGTCAACTTTTTAGACAGAGTAAACTGtcttattcattaattattgataacattttaCAGTCATACTTTTTGAAACATGGTTACTTATATTTGACCAATATactaatgaatttaaatacacatagttataattattgcatTATTGAGGCCTCGTGTTGCTTTTCCTTTTTTCAACCAGGACATGGTACAGGATCTGGTGGTGAATTTGCCCAGAGACCATTTGAAACATATGAAAGTATTTCTCAATCGCCATCTTCATTGTAGCAAGGACGTCGATAGAGTAATATTGTTGGTGTCTCCAGCTTTGAATATTGGTAAGAAGTAGctgagaatattaaattttgatatttttttggtctAATCCGTTCTAAGTTTACAGATGTTAGAAGATTAGCaagagatttaataaaagaacttGGTTTTTTCGTAATAACTCGTAATTGCGTGATGGATCGCTATGAGAAGGTtcgataatttaaatgtcacttAATTAATCGATGATTGTAatcgatattaaaatagtcACGTTTCAGCACGACGATTACGTGCCTGGCTGTGTTTCTCCATCCTTGCTTTCGAAAGTAACAAAATTGATGACGACGAAAGACCCTGTTACCCAAGCAGGGTGGCTGATGTTTGGTACACCGTACATCTTTCCATCACTAAAATGACCGTTGTCAAAATGGcccacaaaatattttacatatcttGAATAAGGTTCTGATTTATCTGACAAGATTGATTTTCCTTcaggaaattaatatatatctaatcttaaaacaaaattggaaacaaaattttagatattgaACTGTCCAGATCTTCATAAGGGCATCATTCTTTAGTGAACATGCTTTAAAACAACTAACATATCaaaatatggaaatttttttatttagaattttcaaAGAAGTTACAAACTACTTTTATCTAACACAGATCATCCGTGTACTGTGCGTGAAGCTCGATGTCTGCAACAGGACGGCGTGCTTCCCACAGTGACCTTGGTGCTGATGCCACCACCTCCGACCGCTCCGGTTGC includes these proteins:
- the LOC116766589 gene encoding folylpolyglutamate synthase, mitochondrial, which codes for MLSIGIARVIVVNRVFNLRMTSTKMSYEDAVQKLNLLQSNKSTIDQIRKGLRNGEKCNNLKDMENYLSRTGVTMSMLDTLSVIHVAGTKGKGSTSAMCDSILRSYGFRTGFYSSPHLVAVRERIQLEGQILSKEKFAYYFHQVYGSLSATQAFEGDMPKYFSFLTVLAFNVFLKEKVDVAIIEVGIGGVVDYTNVLRKVPVVGITPLGLDHTSILGNTLPEIAAAKAGIMKPGCEAYTVHQAPEAMDVLEKVAKDVKCSLNIVPELSSYKYENGLKLSIYLEAYAMNASLAIQLSHAWIRRTRGSIKPMVPRNGTCKIDDHILVDVLTKETVKGLKEFRWPGRYQIVKTDYAEFYLDGAHTKESMDICAKWFTDSNRSSAQALIFSATGDRDSKVLLESLRDIDFHIVYFVIPSSYKKLSKNNDNFYMMEHKDLLTRCKSQASIWKTINGNSIVNVYECVADALESIKKIKADSSVLVTGSLHLVGATLSIIDPNLNKD
- the LOC116766583 gene encoding putative RNA polymerase II subunit B1 CTD phosphatase RPAP2, producing the protein MEFKKSTKRPPKIEEMSKEQIRKAIIKKRECNAKAQNIVEKLLEKCVNEEYFLKCLLDINQSHFDDVIEERSILQLCGYPLCQRTLLEKDIPKQKYRISLKTNKVYDITTRKCFCSNICYKSAMHVKKQMLTSPLWFREYEEIPTIQLLPVDTIGGLGQEVDLGGPAKIEINKDDFITTSQFTKSSFQHASDIVDSNKIDVHKIESKLLSNSKDVIGSNIVNTNDENTTPSNHLESSKPSYTQEPDVRKKPNKKTTNPLNIVGDIVEKPEKQIDPILINRPSSKDKEPEKPTTSVTRTIHQKKPPSITAITINVEKCLAEWCTIDTLLFIYGEENVKKMLSNKGQFITDYLNNYSKSIFYTSNTYDQYQALCRKLNLLELESRRQDAQILNKETRPLPDYSILKEESKKIQLKVRAFFAGEIEIPEPEEPTEVDASNENDNSTVLPLVDKNSQNALRRKIVCQHLNKVLPDLLRSLGLLNLTISSDIRLLVNTFKLKADNIMFKPIQWTLIALVFIKLLSIRDEQLKGLLEHETAFKHMQLLLLSYNQDGGYLDRLISWLTDVNRLLDVNDNQMTIEKNM